From the Salana multivorans genome, the window GGCCGAGCCGGTCCGCGTCGGACTCGGCCGCCGGGTCGCTCGGGTCGGCCTGGAGCCGGGACAGCACGTAGACCTCCTTGGAGGTCTCCCCCTTGCGCAGGAGCTCGGTGAGCGGCTCGACCGCGCGCGTCGCCACCGACGCGTACCCGTGCAGCTCGAAGGTCTCGGCGATGACGTCGAGCACCGCCTGCTCGACGATGCGCTGGGCGGGGAGCCACTCGGGGAAGCCGGACAGAGAGGTGCGTGCCATGGCGACCATCCTTCCATCGGCCGGCGCCTGACTTCACGCCGAGCTCGGGGACCTAGACTCTTGGTCGCCGCTCGGACCCCTGCGCTCGCAGGACTGCACCCGCAGGACGCCCGGGCGGAGCACGCGATCCCGAGGGGAGCAGGCCCGATGGCCAGCCGCAACGCCAGCAAGTCCACCGCCCAGCGCCGGGCCGCCAAGGCCCAGGCGCGGTTCGAGCGGGCCGAGGCCCGCCGCCGGGAGCGCCGGATCGTCGGCTGGTCCCTGGCCGGCGCCGTCGTCGTGCTCGGCGGGATCACGTGGGCGATCTGGGCCAACGCCGACGCCGGCGCCGATCCCGCGCCGACCCCGACGGCCTCGGAGGCAGCGTCCGACGGCTCCACCGAGGGGCCCAGCGAGGAGGCGACCGACGGCGCGACCGACGGCGCCGAGGCGACGCCCGACCCGACCGCGCTGCCGACGACGCTCCCCCGGATGTACGACAGCCCGCCCCCGGCGACGGACTCGCTCGGCATGACGTGGGACGTCACGCTCCACACCAACGTCGGCGACATCGAGCTCGAGCTGGACGGCGCGCACGCCCCCCAGGCCGTCGCCAGCTTCCTCATGCTGTCCAAGGACGGCTTCTTCGACGGGACGGCCTGCCACCGGCTGCTGCCGAGCTCGCTGCTCCAGTGCGGCGACCCCACCGCGTCGGGCATGGGCGGCCCCGGCTACGGCTTCGGTCCGATCGAGAACGCGCCGGCCGACGACGTCTACCCGGCCGGCACCGTGGCGATGGCCCGCGTCGGCAACGACGCCGAGAGCCAGGGCAGCCAGTTCTTCCTCGTCTTCAACGACGTCACCCTCCCCTCCGACAGCGCCGGGGGGT encodes:
- a CDS encoding peptidylprolyl isomerase, with product MASRNASKSTAQRRAAKAQARFERAEARRRERRIVGWSLAGAVVVLGGITWAIWANADAGADPAPTPTASEAASDGSTEGPSEEATDGATDGAEATPDPTALPTTLPRMYDSPPPATDSLGMTWDVTLHTNVGDIELELDGAHAPQAVASFLMLSKDGFFDGTACHRLLPSSLLQCGDPTASGMGGPGYGFGPIENAPADDVYPAGTVAMARVGNDAESQGSQFFLVFNDVTLPSDSAGGYTVFGTVVQGLEILQSVGAAGTQTGASDGPPATVVIIEDVTIA